CAGACAGACAAAGCACTGCATGTGTGGACAAAAGTGTTGGAGAAGACCTCGGATCCTGGAGGGAAGTTTCGGGTTTTGGGCTGCCTGATCACAGCTCACTCAGAGATGGGAAAATACAAAGACATGCTCAAGGTACGTCTCTGACACAAGAGTATGCTGTACAGCACCTTAATGAAATGGATCTGACCAATAATAGGGTTTACTAGTTTAAAACCTGAAATGTTACTCGTTAATATCGCCTAAGTTTGGCCATTTTAAGGTGACATTTATTATATCTTTCTTGTTGTGTGATCATGTTATGTAACCAgcagtgaggtgtgtgtgtgtgtgtgtgtgtgtgtttgcgggtCCAGCGAGCGAAGTGAATACCATTGGATTTTTCTGCTCAGGACAGTGGTAGCTGCAGCGCGAACATTTCCTCCATGTGCCAGTGATTATTGAATgaaaagaggtcaaaggtcacctgctTGGTTCCATTTACAGTGATCTAGGGAAGCATGGGTTAATTTGTGGCTTCCACACGATGCAGAGTAAATAAGTGCCCTGCAACCCGAGTATGAGTGTAGTATGTCTTGTTGACATAATCATCTTTACTCAAAGTAGTGTCACTGTCTCTCATCTTATAATAGAAATGAAGCTCTATTTTTATGACTAGTagatttttattcattttaaatacacaACAACTCATCTGAttggtttctgtttgtgtatgCTCTCCATCGCCTCTCTCTGCAGTACGCCCTCGATCAAATTGACACAGCCAGAGAAATGGAGGATCCCGACTACCTGACGGAGGGATACCTGAACTTGGCTCGCAGCAACGAGAAGCTGTGCGACTTCCAGAAAACGGTGTCCTACTGTAAGACCTGCCTAAACATGCAGGGCACCACCGTGAGCCTGCAGCTCAACGGCCAGGTGTGCCTCAGCATGGGCAACGCCTTCCTGGGCCTCAGCGTGTTCCAGAAGGCGCTGGAGAGCTACGAGAAGGCCCTGCGCTACGCCCACAACAACGACGACAAGATGCTGGAGTGCAGGGTGTGCTGCAGCCTGGGAAACATCTACGTGCAGCTCAAGGTATCGTGGGATGATTATGCTGATCGTCacctgtgcgtgtgttttaGTACTGAGCATTGCCTCCAGTGTTTGAGACAAGGGCGGTGGAAAACCCAATGCTAATCAAATAACATACTTCAGTGGTTACAGATGTGGTAAACATTTGTGCGATCAGCATCAACGCTGCCAGTGTATGATGGCACTGCAGAGCAGACCAGCAAACATCATCAGCGGTCAGTTGTGTTGTAAACTGGGGCGGAGTGAGGGTTAGTGCCCCCAACATCACATTTGTAGGAGTAATCCTCTGGCTTCCCGGGGGGGATTGGTTTCAACGGTGCTGTAAAGACATGGCATCTGAAGAAtgcctgtgtgtgcacgttGTTTTGTTAGTGATGCAGGAGCACAACCGGCCAAGACGCACACAATTCCTATTTCTTTTGCAGTCAAAGTCTGAATCACTACAGGAAGTGAATTACACGCATGTATAAATATGTCTAAGAGGATGTGTCAGCGTTTGGGAGCGACAGCTGGACGACACGCtttatttttgttcatgtcTGCCAACAGGACTATGAGAAAGCTCTTTTCTTCCCCTGCAAAGCAGCTGAGCTCGTCAATGACTACGGCAAGAGCTGGAGCCTCAAGTATCGAGCCATGAGCCAGTACCACATGTCTGTAGCCTACAGGAAGCTGGAGCGCCTGCCAGACGCCATGGAGTGCTGCGAGGTATTCTTTTATGACGCGTGATTGGCGTCCTCGGAGCCCAACTTGCGTAACCTACGGAGAATGTCACAGTTTTGGTTTCATCACCAGCCCATGCGATGCCTGTCgctgctgtacagtagatgctccGCTGCTGACAGGTGCAGGCACCAGTTGTCCTGATGTACGAGGCCCAAGACCCCGACAAAAATACGTCCGCACAGGCGCTGGTTTAAAGTGTTAATGAAGACGGGGGCTTCAGTCTGCACTCCGTTCTAATTATGTCCCAAGGTTGAAAAGTAACTTGATGTCATTGCCTCAGAGCATAAAAGCAGACAGCAGGGTGTGATTCAGCTTCACCACATTTCCAAGCAGTTTACACGCATCCAGAATAAGAGGAGCCTGGATTTTGGTTAcatgttttgtgtctgtgtctcctctCCCAACAGGAATCCATGAAGATTGCCCTGCAGCATGGCGACCGCCCGCTCCAGGCTCTGTGCTTGCTAAACTTCGCAGACATACACCGCTGCAGGCGCGACGTTGACGTGAGGCGGCAGCGCAGATTTTGCTCAGGTCTTCTTTTGGAAACGCTGGTTAAGTGACGCAGAAAGGTGTCATTTGTCTCGCGCAGAAAGCATTCCCTCGCTACGAGTCGGCGCTGTGCATCATGACCGAGATTGGAAACCGCCTTGGACAAGCGCACGTCTGCCTGGGCGTCGCTAAGGGCTGGCTCCTGCAGAAGGAATATGACAAGGTATAAAACCAGTTCAGTTTATCGTCACattcaaagaaaaacacaaccaGCATCTTATCAATGAAATATTTGTGCACTAATTCTCTTTCTGACTCTTCCAGGCTCTGGAGTCTTTGCAGCGAGCTCAGGAGTTAGCGGATGGAATGGGAAACAAGGtgtctgcttcctcctgtttcAAACCCAGCATGGCAACCGCGGTGTAGGGTTGTTTCTGGTGTCACGGTTTGTGCCGCGctaacagcagcttctcctgtgtgtgtgtgtgtgtgtgtgtgtgtgtgtgtgtgtgtgtgtgtgtgtgtgtgtgtgtgtgtgtgtgtgtgtgtcccaagCTGTGCACGCTGAAGGTTCACTGCCTGAGCGAGGGCATTTATCGAAGCCAAGGGCAACAGGAGGAGCTCAGAGAGCAGGTGGTCAAGTTCCTGCAGtgcgtggaggagctggagctctaCTGCGGCATGTGTGGGGAGTCCATTGGCGACAGAGACCAGAAGCTGCAGGCTTTACCCTGTTCCCACATTTTCCATCTAAAGTGGGTGTCTGGTGGattctttgtgtatttgtgacACCTGTTTCATGAACGTAACAAACAAACCAGCCTTTGACATGTGCATGTTTTGATTTCAGGTGTTTGCAGACGAACGGGACGAAGGGCTGTCCTAAATGTTTCAAGTCCTCCATGAAGCCTGGATTCGTGTGATTGTGAGACCGTGTTGCTGCGTTGGATGTGCAGACACAGCGTGACGCCGCACGGCCTCCTGActgatctgagagcagcaggGACTCTCAGGATGTGCTGAGGACGTTCAGGGACTTCACGGCTCTGTGCAGAGGATGCTGATATGAGCGCAGCGTTCAGAATGCAGCCGTGAAGACGCGATGAAGGTATTTGTCTTATTTCCAGACTTCTGTCTGTGAGTGAAGCCGACAGAGGAGGCAGAACTGACGGTTTCGTATTTTAACGTGAGCTGAAGGAACGGCCCACGTTGATTCTGACAGCCGGCCTTTTGTTCAGAGCGATGAAGCGTCCAAAGAGCATTTATATCTTAGCGAATCGTATTTGCTGTTTTATGCGTTAGACTTCTTTAATAAAATCTAGACAATCTGTGGAACAGGAATGCAGTCAGATCTCAGACATCTTAGTCAAAGGCAACACCAGCTTTTACACAACGTCCAGATGTTCTAAACGCAGTGCCAGTTTTCAGATTttcaaataagaaaaaaacattcatttgcttTCATATGTTCACGTTGTTGTTTTCATATACAAACTTTGTTAATTGTTTgaatgttttgatttatttgagACTAACTAAAAACTAACAGAAATTTCTTAACCATTCAGAAACTAGTATGTCTTTACACACCAGAATCATTCGGACTCGGCACCTCTGcttccttttctgttttacagaCTCTGACATCAACATCATTTTGATCTTATTTGACCAACCAAACACATAAAGAAGctctatacagtacattatatatcctgtaaatatgaataaactGATGTAATCACACTATATATAATAACACTCAAACGTATTTACTAGCAACAACATTCATATATTAAGTTGAATTTAAGTGAGAAACAACTGAGCTATTCCAGCAGCTGTTGCATGGTTTATTATCGCTGAGCAAATTTTAATTCTCATGCTGAGCAGGTTACATGTGAATCAAGTTATTTATTAACATGATTGTGTTTTCACTTATTTAATGTTAGTCTATTTTAGGTTTTCTTATTCACATTCAAATTCcttttatgtatatttttttactgtctTTTAACCAGATTTGGGAAAAagacattaaacaaaacaatcGTAGCTTATAATGTAGGTTTTGCTTAAACTAAAATACACAGTACACACATCATACGTACTCTTAATACATCTATATGTTTAGTATATGAGGAAATCTGGATTAAGGGTCTTTACTGCAGGGACTAATACATCTTGAATTACTCTTGAAGGATTCATAGTTCAGATGAAACGTGACAAACCTGCACATGGTGTTAATGAAGATATTTTAGTCTGTGTTTAGTTTTGTTGCTCCCGTTGGCAGCTGgagaaaagcattttattttcattgcacAGGCACTTATTGTTTCAACACATCAGCTCGGCCTCAGCCTGTCCTTCGTTTGAGGTCCCTGCAACACGAGTAATGTTGActcactgtgtgtttacctgttgtACAGTCGCTGTTGTAAAGTTGTTGTAAAGTCACATTACTCTTGTTTTGGGGGTAAAGCTTCAATGACAGTACACCCACTCATCTTTAATGGTTTAAACTACCTCTGTTCTGACTCCTCCTCAGAGGATTAATGCAGCAGTGACATTTAGTGACATGTAGACAAACGTTTTTTCTAGAAATGTTGATGTAACCGTGCTTGATTTAGAGTCTGACGAACATGCATTGTTTTATTTAAGCATTGAGTCAAACTATGTTACTGGAAATATTTCATTATAGTAAATAAAGTACCCAGGAAAAGAAAGTGTCTGTTAACTGTTCTGTTTTCATTCATAGGATGATTTTTGTATTAAATTTGGATATAGAAAGttctaatgtaataataaaaaaagactttACAGGAATATGTAACCAGTCAGACTAGCTTTCCAACATTGTCCTGTGGTGGAGTTACTGGAGTGATTCCACCTACAGTATGTCGTCACTGCACCTGCTGAGCAGGAAAGACGTTCACCTCATAGCCCCATTTCACAGAAACCCGCCTGGCGACGACGATGAGTGCGTTCTCTGAACAGGATCTACTTTGTCCTCGGTGCTCTGAGATTTATTGCCTTCCCGTTCTTTTAAAATGTGGCCACAACGTGTGCAAGGTTTGCTTACACAAATACTGGGAAGAGAAAGGAACTCGGGAATGCCCCGTGTGTTTTGTCGTGTCTGTCCTCGGGAGGCCTCCGATCAATCTGGCTCTGAAGATCGCTGCAGACGAATATGTGCAAAGGACCTATATGAATCTTGACTTTTGTGTTCACCATGACGAGAAACTGAAGATTTTCTGTCAGGAAGACGAAGAGCCCATCTGTCTGATCTGCCAAAtatcacaacagcacaaactgcATAGATGCTGTCCCATAGAGGAGGCGACTCAGCAGAGAAAGGTTGAGTAGAAGTACAATTTCTCATGAATTCATGTCCTTCATGTCAAGACGTTTATGCTCAATTTCTGTTAATATTTAAGAGAGAAATTTCATTGATGCTGGAGCTTTTAAAGAAAAAACTAGAATCGCTGAACACGGCTAAGCAACTTTGGGAGGAGACTAAAACCTACATACAGGTAAAAGGACTCCACAGTATCAGACTGTGAAAGGCACAAATGAGAGGTCTCACTTCTTTTATTATGCAACTTTAAATAACCACCTTGTTCAATGTCACAGACCCAAACCTCAGAGAACGAGAAAGTGATAAAAGAGGAGTTCGAGAAGCTGCACCTGTTCCTTCGGGAAGAAGAAAAGCTCAGACTGAAGATTCTTAGACAGGAAGAAGTAGTAAAGAGCCAGGTGTTGTCTGAGAAACTGGAAACCATCAAAGACCAGCTTAACACCCTGCGTTCCACTATCAGTGATACAGAGAGATCCCTCCGGCTGAGCGATGTACTGTTTTTAAAGGTAAAGTATTGGCAGTCAAttgagcttttcttttctaGCATCTGCCCATGTTTAAATCCTTGAACATTTGTTCCCTTTTTACAAACCAGGGCTACAAGCAGACAAAGAAAAGGTATGTATGACTCAGTAACTGTTAAAACATGTGTCCACCAGACAAGCAGAAATCCTCATAACAGTCGAACACGTTTCAGTGTTAAAGTTGACGTTCAAGAGCCCGAGTGCATCAGGAACATCCTCATTAACTCTACCAAGCACCTGGCGTCGCTTAAGTTTGAGGTTTGGAAGAAGATGGTCAACATTGTCCAATATGGTGAGTAAATAGACAGCTTCCAGTTCAGAACAGATTAACGTACTAAACCGTCTTCTGCCTTTCAGTTCCCATCGCGATGGATCCAAACACAGCTCAGCCCAACTTGAAGCTCTCTGAGGAGTTGACCATGGTACAATACACCAAAAAACAGGAGCTGCCCCAAAACCCTGAGCGCTGCACCAGCCGCATGTGTGTGCTCGGAGCAACTGGCTTCACCTCTGGAAAGCACAGCTGGACGGTAGATGTCGGCCAGGCTAAAGACTGGTACGTCGGCGTGGCCCTGGAGTCGATCAAAAGGAAGAGCACCGTCTTCCTCAACCCCGCTGAGGGCTTCTGGGTGATTGGCCTGTGCAACGGGGACACGTTCTGGGCTCAGACCTCGCCTCGCACCAAGCTGGTGTTAAAGCAGAAGCCTGGGAGAATAACGGTGGAGCTGGACTATGACAAAGGAAGGGTGGTGTTCATCAGCGACGACCTGTCAATAATCCACACATTTAAAGACAGATTTAAAGAGAGGATTTTCCCCTACTTCTCCCCTGGACTGTATGAGGAAGGGAGGAGCTCCAGCCCCCTGAAAATCTGTCCTCTGACCATAAAGGTGGATGTAGGGTGAAATGACCTACAGCTGATTCACGACTCACAATGGGCTTGAAGCTTTTTCCTGTTTGAGCCTAAACTTGTTAAACCACCTTCACTGGAATTTCCCTGAGATGATTAAAAGTATCTGCCTAACCTAATCTATTTCAGCATGAAATTACCACTGTAGAAGTTAACAGTATAATATacaaatattgtattttaagGCTAGATCATAATTCATTCACCAAGACATGAACATTTTCAAACAAGTAGTTTATTCCATATAATAACTTAACTGTCCTTCTCCTTGGTTTTTGATTTCCTTTGTGTTGCCATGTCCTTCAGTTTAGAGTCCAGTTTTCTCTGCAGGTACGCTTTCTTGTTGGGGTCCAtggatttgtctttttttccactACCAGCATAAAGGACACCTTCCTTGCTTATTCTCATCCGAGCATGGGACTTGGCTTTGTCTCCGCAGCCGTGAACCTATAAAGAGTTGGATGAGAATTAAGGGTTTTGGAGAGAACACAAAACCTCTTGACTTTTATTCATTGTCAGAAATCATGTTACATATCTAGTAAAAAACTCccattaaagaaaaacaaatcaaacatttcgtgactgtgttttgtttctgtctcaCCTCTGGTATGTGATGACTGAGACAATATTGTCTGTTGCAAAAAATGCAGAGCTGTCCCAGCGTTAGCACAGATGCTTTACACGCAACAAAGGCACACACGCTGTCGGCCTTCATCACAGCACTGATCAGAGAGTCAAAGTCATTGTCCagtgcagcggcggcagcgatGTCACAGGCGCCGGCCTTCATCCGGTTCTTTCCTGAGGCAGAAAACAAATTTAACACACATCATGGAGACACCAAACACAAGGACACTTTGTTACAAACCTTTGGCCTTCTTGGACTGGGTTGGGCCGGAGGTCAGTAATTTTCTTTGTTGAGcgttttcctctcttttctgtTGCTCTCTCTTCATTCGCTCCAAGTGTAAACTTTTCAAGTCTACGGGCGGTTGAGGCAGCGACTGCCTCTGGGGGCTGCTCTCCGTTTCCGTTTCCTTCGCTGGTGTCGGCTCCTCGGCTGGTGTTGACTGCAGGACCCTGGAGACCGTGACGCACCTGTCTTTGCCCTCACCTTTGCTCTTGTGAATGAGGCCCAGCTCCTCAGCGATCTGATGGACCAGCAGGCGATCGTGAGAGTTAAAGGACGATGGAAACTGAAGTTCAGTTTGACCGGGGTTCTTTAGAAAgttctccacctgctctctgaTCTCTATAGTCCTGTTCTTGTTCTCCTCGTCCTCAGTCAGTGCTGATGACCTTGTGTGCTTCTCTGATCCAACACTTGTCTCCTTATTGCTCCTCACACTGGTAGATTTTTTCTGTCCTAGCTTCATCTTGCTGGGAGGCTGATCCTTGTCCTTTTTTGCTGATGTGGAGCTGCTGACCGACACACTGGCCTTCGTGTCTTTGTGATGTCGGGTGTAGTTCTGTGGCACGAGATCGTTGATGTACTCAAACGCTGTTCTGACCTCACCAAACTCGGTCATATGATCGATCAGGGATTTCAGGAAAGTGTGATTCTGGACAGTTTGTGTGTCGCACACTACAGCAATGTGGCGTCTTGCACGTGTGACGGCAACATTTATTCTTCTGTCCTCTGCCAGAAAACCAACTTCACCTAAAACCAAGGAATGAACAAAGACACATGAATACCACAAACGTAAGTGACCCACGCTCTTTAGATCTGACCTTGTGGTTGAAACCAAACCTTTTCTGTTGGAACGCACTAATGACAACACCacagcttctttctctctgcccTGAAATCCATCCACCGACTTTATCTCAAGCTCTGGATGCCTCGCAGAAAGTTTGAGACGCAGAAGGTCGACCTTTAGAAGGATTAGGACCACATTGAAAAGTCAATCTGAGGCTTTAAGTATtgagtgttttcatgtgacATTATCACAATATAATCTATTATCATTTAGATTATATTTTTAGTAAAAGAGGTTTAAAGGTGACATGATAAACGACATTAACAATACAGTTCAGGAAATTAGTGCCTTACTTGTAAATTGTATGGAGCAATAACAGCTATGTCTTTAGCTTTAACTCCAGCTTCAGTCAAGGCCTTGATGTGCAGTTCAACTATGTCCACCTCACCTAAAGAAACCGTACACACTGTTAGattacacaaacactgaagacGGGGGTGTTATGATAATACAAGGTGACGAACCCTGGTTGCCTTTGGACTGCTCATCTGGGACCTCCATCTCGCTCAGACCGCAGCCTGCAGTGTCGATCAGCAGGAGCGGAGTGCTGGTCTCTTCAGTACAGGCGACTCCTGGAAGATCTCTGTTTTCATCACACGTTAAACAGCAACTTTAAATATATCATTCTTCATTCACAAACAAGAGAGGGTTGGTTTCAAACTAAATCACTCACTTTAATAAATGTCTCTCCACTGAGCCGTGAGCAGTCAACCTGCCCTGGTACATCTGTTTGGAGGCCCAATCCATGATGGCGCTGTTCATGCGGTACTGAACGGTTAACATACGCACCACTGCGTCCCCACACATTTGGATGAGTCTCTCCATTAAGCTGAGAGACAAACCTTTGGATGCAGCGctgtaggaaaaaaaacccaataaaCTCTACTATtactcatttatttaaaaaggttAAATACTTTAAAAATGTCTACAAAGAAAGGCCTAAACCATGTCTACATGGGGCCTAAACCAAATGTCTACAAAGAAAGGCCTAAACCATTACTAAACGACAATCATTATCTCAAATGTTTTTGTAGATAGATGCATGTGAAGAGGAAAACCACTGCTTTACGTTTGTGATTTGATCGTAGGTGGTAACTGCTTGTAGTCTCCAGCCAGAATGCATTTGCGCGCTCTGAGAAGGGCgatccagcagctgctttccAGGGACTGAGCGCACTCGTCTATTACCACCCAATCAAAATGCTCCGCTGGCAGGAACTTCAGAGGCCCGTCATCACAGgcacctgcagagagacagaaagtgCTGTCTGATTGCTTTTCATTATTATTGCTACACATGGATTCATTTTCTTGACTTGAGAACATAACTGACCCGTGTTGGTTGATAGCACAACATCAGCACTTTTCAGGATCTGAGTTATGGCTGCTGCTTCCCTTGTTTTCAACTCCTTTCTCAGCTCCCCTATTTCTCTTCTAATAttcatcctctctcctcctttcttcttatTTCCCATCTtgaaaaaatgattaaaaaaaaaatcatacaaaTTGTTTAAGACACAGCAAACGCTTCTAAATCAAACTTCTAAAGTACTTACAAAAGCTTTATCAATGTCTTTACGAATGTCAG
The genomic region above belongs to Betta splendens chromosome 6, fBetSpl5.4, whole genome shotgun sequence and contains:
- the rapsn gene encoding 43 kDa receptor-associated protein of the synapse, encoding MRRLAPEMGQDQTKQQIEKGLKLYQSNQTDKALHVWTKVLEKTSDPGGKFRVLGCLITAHSEMGKYKDMLKYALDQIDTAREMEDPDYLTEGYLNLARSNEKLCDFQKTVSYCKTCLNMQGTTVSLQLNGQVCLSMGNAFLGLSVFQKALESYEKALRYAHNNDDKMLECRVCCSLGNIYVQLKDYEKALFFPCKAAELVNDYGKSWSLKYRAMSQYHMSVAYRKLERLPDAMECCEESMKIALQHGDRPLQALCLLNFADIHRCRRDVDKAFPRYESALCIMTEIGNRLGQAHVCLGVAKGWLLQKEYDKALESLQRAQELADGMGNKLCTLKVHCLSEGIYRSQGQQEELREQVVKFLQCVEELELYCGMCGESIGDRDQKLQALPCSHIFHLKCLQTNGTKGCPKCFKSSMKPGFV
- the LOC114856821 gene encoding zinc-binding protein A33-like; translation: MSAFSEQDLLCPRCSEIYCLPVLLKCGHNVCKVCLHKYWEEKGTRECPVCFVVSVLGRPPINLALKIAADEYVQRTYMNLDFCVHHDEKLKIFCQEDEEPICLICQISQQHKLHRCCPIEEATQQRKREISLMLELLKKKLESLNTAKQLWEETKTYIQTQTSENEKVIKEEFEKLHLFLREEEKLRLKILRQEEVVKSQVLSEKLETIKDQLNTLRSTISDTERSLRLSDVLFLKGYKQTKKSVKVDVQEPECIRNILINSTKHLASLKFEVWKKMVNIVQYVPIAMDPNTAQPNLKLSEELTMVQYTKKQELPQNPERCTSRMCVLGATGFTSGKHSWTVDVGQAKDWYVGVALESIKRKSTVFLNPAEGFWVIGLCNGDTFWAQTSPRTKLVLKQKPGRITVELDYDKGRVVFISDDLSIIHTFKDRFKERIFPYFSPGLYEEGRSSSPLKICPLTIKVDVG
- the ighmbp2 gene encoding DNA-binding protein SMUBP-2, yielding MAVEQFVSKTLELLQQEREAEIEETRIWQENVSLKDLQNKGVCLLKLQIGSQSTGLYGRTVVILEPRKYLGFTSLPSNSFGPGDIVGLYDTGGCTIASQISTGIVTRASQVSISVAFDDSVDGLSFDTDAVYNLLKLANDVTYKRMKRALNTLSTYRNGPAANLINVLFGETKASSQSQTNAVEFLNTNLDDSQREAVSFALSQRELAVVHGPPGTGKTTTVVEIILQAVKQGQKVLCCAPSNVAVDNLVERLAQSKAKILRLGHPARLLESIQKHSLDAILAQSDNANIIADIRKDIDKAFMGNKKKGGERMNIRREIGELRKELKTREAAAITQILKSADVVLSTNTGACDDGPLKFLPAEHFDWVVIDECAQSLESSCWIALLRARKCILAGDYKQLPPTIKSQTAASKGLSLSLMERLIQMCGDAVVRMLTVQYRMNSAIMDWASKQMYQGRLTAHGSVERHLLKDLPGVACTEETSTPLLLIDTAGCGLSEMEVPDEQSKGNQGEVDIVELHIKALTEAGVKAKDIAVIAPYNLQVDLLRLKLSARHPELEIKSVDGFQGREKEAVVLSLVRSNRKGEVGFLAEDRRINVAVTRARRHIAVVCDTQTVQNHTFLKSLIDHMTEFGEVRTAFEYINDLVPQNYTRHHKDTKASVSVSSSTSAKKDKDQPPSKMKLGQKKSTSVRSNKETSVGSEKHTRSSALTEDEENKNRTIEIREQVENFLKNPGQTELQFPSSFNSHDRLLVHQIAEELGLIHKSKGEGKDRCVTVSRVLQSTPAEEPTPAKETETESSPQRQSLPQPPVDLKSLHLERMKREQQKREENAQQRKLLTSGPTQSKKAKGKNRMKAGACDIAAAAALDNDFDSLISAVMKADSVCAFVACKASVLTLGQLCIFCNRQYCLSHHIPEVHGCGDKAKSHARMRISKEGVLYAGSGKKDKSMDPNKKAYLQRKLDSKLKDMATQRKSKTKEKDS